In one window of Carassius carassius chromosome 38, fCarCar2.1, whole genome shotgun sequence DNA:
- the LOC132119420 gene encoding death-inducer obliterator 1-like isoform X5 has product MAAETPEGRGAPVRRSGRQAKRTDKLEEFLVTVKRGRGTGRRSCPSRLEGGDPPSQTPTDAETASEASFDGNVDAKVEEQRVASPEKKKRGRGRMRRAVKPKPGNGSVSDDGSSENEEKASGEVMKETQENVETATAEDGKDGEEEQAKDVEMKEEEGEEECNKNKEKTSNESINRRPTRAVCKDSKRDSKPKVGVKLRNEKKEDDDEESSSSESDSDGYDPNALYCICRQKHNKRFMICCDRCEEWFHGDCVGIPEARGRLMERNGEDYVCPNCYTQKGQFSKAGSTTAAAENGKRPAAGLRKSESALATPSSTVAAAMEEKASDDLGIKGRIEKATNPSGKKKIKIFQPQVTAVEGSCLPKCIGPGCERDALPDSVYCGNDCILRHAAAAMKTITTDGKDSKQKERGRPKAQKKTSNKSPNKRRSGPERRSSNQAGEEEESESGTEEYDDDEDEKHAEEHPPPPAMSSWSSDHNYIAVTPEKTTTISASVLNKTSAAQKDKEKEDDEEVKPEKKTASTDKKPPASNVAPKGGKKSPGSKGTKAVAATSPLPKGKTTAAPLNSGRELRKQSLPIQGKSKKPGPPPPPIPVLSPSGPPGSRHHVTGALRVGKSTFTIPKKQPQVGQKDSVEQGPSPTSRTPPSPGSSTQHSAPKPNQPIAPAAPQQPPPNNQMRSNIRRSLTDILYKRASDSDDLSMSESGVGKLAVSIEKEMFNLYMNTDNKYKNKYRSLMFNLKDPKNKGLFYRVVGGEISPFRLVRLSPEELLSREMSDWRKSEISESLDMSVRSQSGQPKSGSRQEGAPPVVDMEEAPPPMSDGDVCMPATSQSPHLASAADSQEDTRPTSVSQAPVSTGKGSSVPDIFSSMLKDTTAEHRAHLFDLNCKICTGQKLVDDEPPSKKNKMSAPKKPENSFTSKSESRPSKSPADLPQVSSLSGPETPISDSAAVMEDLSSVFPVVQAPVTAAVPAVSSVTITRRDPRTAGHRSSVPQIVPDVVVPAMPSNIPISVEPVVVEAKGPLPMPPPAPASIPRPVIPKTASYGSSSTSMSEPPPEGETALFLSGQEMMWKGFINMHSVAKFVTKAYLVSGSFEHIKEDLPDTIHIGGRISPHTVWDYVGKLKTSLSKELSLIRFHPATEEEEVAYVSLFSYFSSRKRFGVVANSNKRIKDLYLIPLSSKDPLPAKLLPFDGPGLEPARPNLLLGLLICQKDRKRRGAPLENEEKHSKTLRDDETGLPKPSTTGKSEIKQDKVLRTSLDAISTTPPGTPPPLSAPESSSSVSSVFSLLSSLKAPGVSNSTGNNSPSSNVSAASSTPLQTILKSLFGKKKQDSDVSSSPSDQSAVDVAVPCVSLLDPIVQHFAITKGKEVEVQDDRPYDPEEEYDPAVGYSTGNTHDTTKVSAELKQADVTPLMDDVAYDPEDDSLFDDVGVDPSTKKLTEHQKVFEEKHIEERKHEEPVHQQIPETLISQPVTSLLAESQLLQLGKKVEELVAKNSATPVINQRRDPRQSRDPRQVVTSRRKTSDSTVKEEESSFTTDKTSPQQGTVIETPQTQACSVADTQTAQLDSTKDTLVEEPSATTDIPLSQVISSLDSVQSAILDSEVSKSEEGDESEEDGKSEEMPFLDTKSTEVSIPLLGEKIDPELVESYMEKEPEEEPKIKDDPIESEIKSFEEVWPNSASILKADQVSSIGQPIETTTTTYYNISTISTSSTSLHSGVPQDVIQDNSSYMDSHSPHIQHIPTTNPTNIPPPMSFPPPIGPPPIFGPPPMQGPPPIAVPPPMHLPLSMSGPPLMQIPSIQGPPPPLVDNDHSQYPPHGSYPPFQSQWGSSSQLDAAPRGPLPPNFTPRGPFQPMDQRGPPHQIFDNSISSLPPQHIRPRGPPPGPPPPRPPPTFDGQRFNGPPPPFNFSAPRVPPPPFSGPPPNLFDNRPQPLSHFPGPRGPSPLHNIGDRGPPSNVSRGPGDQFEDCGNSYHQGIEKPQIPSQGPPFRGLPPNHFDGRRGPPGPSGEMSGQGFPPPNQFRGSPQHRGSFDEPLGTLSQDFDKHRRPSVQQFGGLRDPPPGHYEKEPVSQPARFNYNDDTPSDVRDVRPVRGPLLPTPPEGPIPIQSRIVEHSPDSHRDDHWRRQSPEMRRRSCSTRDTSEPHNRPSRFDGASRDRDASSRLSEDIQHDLSEDRRDQDREGGHGARSWGWNREHEYDRGREKDRERDRSRERERELGRSREREREHSRERDRNRGRDSERYGDGDKRRDRDRDRDRGSEREQDRKDHDRDRGKNRDRERDRNRDRDSRDRRRERSRSRERERGKDRERRDRDRERDKDRGKDRDRRDSSRSKEKKDAKKERSDKSRAKSTESENPS; this is encoded by the exons ATGGCAGCAGAGACCCCCGAGGGCAGGGGCGCCCCAGTGCGTCGCAGCGGCAGGCAGGCAAAGCGCACAGACAAGCTGGAAGAGTTTCTGGTCACTGTGAAGCGAGGAAGAGGAACGGGCAGGAGAAGTTGTCCCTCACGACTTGAGGGAGGAGATCCTCCATCCCAGACCCCAACCGATGCTGAAACGGCCTCCGAAGCCAGCTTTGATGGAAATGTAGATGCTAAGGTAGAGGAACAGAGAGTGGCCTCAccagagaaaaagaaaaggggTCGAGGACGGATGAGGAGGGCAGTGAAGCCTAAACCTGGCAATGGCTCGGTGAGTGATGATGGCAGCTCTGAAAATGAAGAAAAGGCTTCCGGTGAGGTAATGAAAGAGACTCAAGAAAATGTTGAGACTGCGACTGCTGAAGATGGAAAGGATGGGGAAGAGGAACAAGCGAAGGATGTGGAGATGAAAGAAGAGGAAGGTGAGGAGGAGTGTAATAAGAACAAAGAGAAGACCTCTAACGAGTCCATAAATAGACGTCCTACTAGAGCAGTCTGTAAAGACTCCAAAAGAGACTCTAAACCCAAAGTAGGAGTGAAGCTCCGCAACGAGAAgaaagaagatgatgatgaagagtcATCTTCCAGTGAGTCTGACAGTGATGGTTATGACCCTAATGCACTTTACTGCATCTGCAGGCAGAAACACAACAAAAG GTTTATGATCTGCTGTGATCGCTGTGAGGAGTGGTTTCATGGCGACTGCGTTGGCATCCCTGAGGCACGTGGCCGACTTATGGAGAGAAATGGAGAGGACTATGTCTGTCCAAACTGCTACACACAGAAGGGACAGTTTTCCAAGGCTGGTTCCACCACAGCAGCTGCAGAGAATGGCAAACGGCCAGCAGCTGGCCTTCGTAAAAGTGAGAGCGCTCTTGCTACACCATCTAGCACTGTTGCAGCTGCCATGGAGGAGAAAGCTTCTGATGACCTGGGCATCAAGGGCAGGATCGAGAAGGCTACCAATCCTagtggaaaaaagaaaataaagattttCCAGCCG CAGGTGACTGCAGTTGAAGGATCTTGCCTCCCAAAGTGCATTGGCCCTGGCTGTGAGAGAGATGCGCTCCCTGACTCTGTCTACTGTGGGAACGACTGCATACTCAGACACGCCGCTGCTGCCATGAAGACCATCACCACGGATGGAAAAGACTCTAAACAGAAGGAGAGGGGCAGGCCCAAAGCACAGAAAAAGACTTCAAATAAATCACCAAATAAG AGGAGGTCTGGCCCAGAAAGGAGGTCCTCTAACCAagcaggtgaggaggaggagTCAGAATCTGGGACTGAGGAATATGATGACGATGAAGATGAAAAGCATGCAGAGGAGCATCCGCCGCCACCAGCCATGTCATCCTGGTCCAGTGACCATAATTACATTGCAGTAACGCCAGAAAAGACTACAACCATATCAGCATCTGTGTTAAACAAAACGT CAGCTGcccaaaaagacaaagaaaaggaGGACGATGAGGAAGTCAAGCCAGAGAAGAAAACGGCTTCCACTGATAAGAAACCTCCTGCATCAAATGTTGCTCCCAAAGGAGGGAAGAAGTCTCCTGGCTCCAAGGGGACAAAGGCAGTTGCTGCCACCTCACCTCTTCCCAAAGGCAAAACAACTGCAGCACCTTTGAACAGTGGAAGAGAGTTAAGGAAACAATCCTTACCCATACAGGGCAAATCAAAAAAGCCAGGACCTCCCCCACCACCAATTCCGGTTTTATCACCTTCAGGCCCCCCTGGATCTCGCCACCATGTCACTGGAGCTCTCCGTGTTGGCAAGAGCACCTTTACTATCCCAAAAAAGCAGCCACAGGTAGGGCAGAAGGACTCTGTAGAGCAGGGTCCCTCTCCCACCTCTAGAACCCCACCTTCACCAGGGTCATCCACCCAGCACTCGGCACCTAAACCAAACCAACCCATCGCACCTGCTGCTCCTCAACAGCCACCACCCAACAACCAGATGAGATCCAACATCAGACGATCACTGACTGATATCTTATATAAAAG GGCCAGTGACAGTGATGATCTCTCAATGTCTGAAAGCGGAGTGGGAAAGTTGGCTGTCAGCATTGAGAAAGAGATGTTTAACCTTTATATGAACACTGATAACAAGTACAAGAACAAGTACAGGTCCCTTATGTTCAATCTAAAGGACCCCAAAAACAAG GGCCTGTTCTATCGTGTGGTTGGTGGTGAGATCAGTCCATTCAGGCTGGTGAGACTGAGTCCAGAAGAACTTCTTTCGAGGGAGATGTCAGACTGGAGAAAATCTGAGATCTCTGAG AGTCTGGATATGAGTGTGAGATCCCAGTCAGGACAGCCCAAAAGTGGATCTAGACAGGAGGGTGCTCCCCCAGTTGTGGACATGGAGGAGGCTCCTCCTCCTATGTCTGATGGAGATGTATGTATGCCTGCCACTTCCCAGTCTCCCCACTTGGCTTCTGCTGCT GACTCCCAGGAGGACACACGGCCTACTTCTGTGTCACAAGCCCCAGTGTCTACTGGGAAAGGCAGTTCAGTGCCAGATATCTTTAGTAGTATGCTGAAAGACACTACAGCAGAGCACAGGGCTCATCTCTTTGACCTGAACTGCAAGATCTGTACAG GCCAGAAGTTGGTAGATGATGAACCaccatctaaaaaaaacaaaatgtctgCACCTAAAAAGCCAGAGAACTCTTTTACGTCTAAATCGGAGTCAAGACCATCCAAATCTCCTGCTGATCTCCCTCAAGTGTCCTCTCTTTCTGGTCCTGAGACTCCCATATCTGATTCTGCAGCTGTAATGGAGGATCTAAGCAGTGTATTTCCTGTGGTTCAGGCCCCAGTCACTGCTGCTGTACCTGCAGTCTCTTCTGTTACAATAACTCGAAGGGATCCTCGTACTGCTGGTCACCGTTCGTCTGTGCCTCAGATAGTTCCTGATGTTGTTGTTCCTGCTATGCCATCAAATATTCCTATCTCTGTTGAACCCGTGGTTGTAGAAGCAAAGGGTCCTTTGCCTATGCCCCCTCCTGCCCCAGCATCTATACCCAGACCTGTGATCCCAAAAACAGCCTCTTATGGGTCTAGTTCTACCAG tatgtcaGAGCCCCCTCCTGAAGGTGAAACCGCTTTGTTCTTGTCTGGACAAGAGATGATGTGGAAAGGATTCATAAACATGCACTCTGTTGCCAAGTTTGTCACAAAAGCCTACTTGGTGTCAGGATCATTTGAGCATATTAAAGAG GACTTGCCTGACACTATTCATATTGGTGGTAGAATATCACCACACACTGTATGGGATTATGTGGGGAAGTTGAAGACTTCACTGTCaaaa GAACTCAGTCTTATTCGTTTCCATCCAGCAACTGAAGAGGAGGAGGTGGCGTATGTGTCTCTGTTTTCTTATTTTAGTAGCCGTAAGCGGTTTGGAGTAGTCGCAAACAGCAACAAGCGAATTAAAGACCTTTACCTCATCCCTCTGAGCTCAAAAGACCCACTTCCTGCGAAGCTTCTGCCATTTGATGGACCAG ggCTGGAACCAGCTCGTCCCAATCTCCTCCTTGGGTTGTTAATATGCCAGAAGGACAGGAAGCGTCGTGGAGCCCCTCTAGAGAATGAGGAAAAACATTCTAAAACTCTAAGAGACGATGAAACAGGCCTCCCAAAACCATCCACTACTggtaaatctgaaataaaacaggACAAAGTTCTTCGAACTAGCCTGGATGCCATAAGCACAACTCCCCCAGGCACCCCTCCACCCCTCAGTGCTCCAGAGTCCTCAAGTTCTGTCTCATCTGTGTTTTCGTTACTGTCCTCTTTGAAAGCGCCTGGTGTCAGCAATAGCACAGGCAACAATTCTCCATCCTCTAACGTCTCAGCAGCTTCTTCCACACCACTTCAGACTATCCTGAAATCACTTTTTGGTAAGAAGAAGCAGGATTCTGATGTCTCATCATCACCTTCAGATCAAAGTGCTGTAGATGTCGCTGTGCCTTGTGTGTCCCTGTTAGATCCAATTGTACAGCACTTTGCAATAACCAAGGGTAAAGAGGTAGAAGTTCAGGATGATAGACCGTATGATCCTGAGGAAGAATATGACCCAGCTGTTGGCTATAGTACAGGAAATACCCATGATACAACCAAAGTATCTGCTGAACTTAAGCAAGCAGATGTCACCCCTCTAATGGATGATGTAGCTTATGACCCTGAGGATGACTCTCTTTTTGATGATGTTGGGGTTGATCCAAGTACTAAGAAATTAACTGAACATCAAAAGGTGTTTGAAGAAAAACATATTGAGGAACGGAAGCATGAGGAACCAGTTCATCAACAAATACCAGAGACTTTGATTTCTCAGCCTGTTACATCCCTGTTGGCTGAAAGTCAACTGCTGCAGCTTGGTAAAAAGGTTGAAGAGTTGGTGGCAAAGAATTCAGCCACTCCAGTTATTAATCAGAGAAGAGACCCAAGGCAGAGTAGAGACCCTAGACAGGTGGTTACAAGTAGAAGAAAGACATCAGATTCCACAGTAAAAGAAGAGGAATCTTCTTTTACCACAGACAAAACCTCTCCACAACAAGGTACAGTGATAGAAACACCACAGACACAAGCATGCTCAGTTGCAGACACACAGACTGCACAGCTGGACTCTACCAAGGATACATTAGTAGAGGAACCCTCTGCAACCACAGATATACCCCTGTCACAAGTCATTTCCTCCTTAGATTCAGTGCAGTCTGCCATCCTGGACTCAGAAGTATCCAAATCTGAGGAAGGGGACGAGAGTGAGGAAGACGGCAAGAGCGAAGAGATGCCTTTTCTTGATACAAAGAGCACAGAAGTTTCTATTCCATTACTAGGGGAAAAAATTGACCCAGAGTTAGTTGAAAGCTACATGGAAAAAGAACCTGAAGAGGAACCCAAAATTAAGGATGACCCCATTGAATCTGAGATCAAAAGTTTTGAGGAGGTTTGGCCTAATTCTGCCAGTATTTTAAAAGCTGATCAAGTTTCATCCATTGGCCAGCCTATTGAGACCACAACAACTACATATTATAACATTTCAACAATCAGTACTTCATCTACATCTTTACATTCAGGAGTGCCACAAGATGTCATCCAGGACAACTCATCTTATATGGATTCTCACAGTCCTCATATACAGCACATACCAACAACAAACCCTACTAACATTCCACCTCCAATGTCTTTTCCTCCTCCAATTGGTCCTCCACCTATTTTTGGTCCACCTCCCATGCAAGGCCCACCACCAATCGCTGTTCCACCACCCATGCATCTCCCTCTTTCAATGTCAGGACCACCTTTAATGCAGATTCCCTCAATACAAGGTCCACCACCTCCTCTTGTGGATAATGATCATTCTCAGTATCCACCACATGGATCGTATCCACCTTTCCAGAGTCAGTGGGGTAGCAGTTCTCAGTTAGATGCTGCTCCAAGAGGTCCACTGCCTCCAAATTTTACACCAAGAGGACCATTCCAACCAATGGATCAAAGAGGTCCTCCTCATCAGATATTTGATAATTCCATTAGTTCATTGCCCCCTCAGCATATTAGACCAAGAGGCCCACCTCCAGGGCCCCCACCACCCAGGCCACCTCCCACCTTTGATGGTCAAAGGTTTAATGGGCCTCCACCCCCTTTTAACTTCTCTGCACCCAGGGTACCACCTCCACCATTTTCTGGTCCCCCTCCAAATCTGTTTGATAATAGACCACAACCACTATCCCACTTCCCTGGGCCAAGAGGCCCATCTCCTCTTCATAACATTGGGGATCGTGGCCCTCCATCTAATGTGTCAAGAGGGCCTGGGGATCAATTTGAAGATTGTGGAAACTCATATCATCAGGGAATAGAGAAGCCCCAGATACCTTCACAAGGGCCTCCTTTTAGGGGACTACCACCAAACCACTTTGATGGACGAAGGGGACCCCCTGGACCTTCAGGTGAAATGTCGGGACAGGGATTTCCACCTCCAAACCAATTTCGTGGTTCACCTCAGCACAGGGGATCATTTGACGAACCACTGGGAACTTTATCTCAAGACTTTGACAAGCACCGGAGACCATCAGTGCAGCAGTTTGGTGGCCTGAGAGATCCACCACCAGGACATTATGAAAAGGAACCTGTTAGTCAGCCAGCACGATTTAACTACAATGATGATACCCCAAGTGATGTTCGAGATGTTAGACCTGTTCGTGGACCTCTGCTTCCGACACCTCCTGAAGGTCCCATACCAATACAAAGCCGTATAGTTGAACACAGCCCAGATAGCCACCGTGATGACCACTGGAGACGGCAGTCCCCTGAAATGAGGAGACGAAGCTGTTCCACCAGAGATACTTCAGAACCACATAATCGTCCAAGTAGATTTGATGGTGCTTCACGTGACAGAGATGCCTCCTCAAGGTTATCTGAAGACATACAGCACGATTTGTCTGAAGATAGGAGAGACCAAGATCGAGAAGGTGGACATGGTGCACGATCATGGGGCTGGAACAGGGAGCATGAGTATGACCGGGGTAGAGAAAAGGATCGTGAAAGAGACCGGAGCAGGGAAAGAGAAAGGGAGCTGGGACGAagcagggaaagagagagagaacacagtaGAGAGCGGGATCGCAATAGAGGCAGAGATTCTGAACGATATGGAGATGGAGACAAGAGGAGAGACCGAGATCGAGACAGAGACCGTGGCTCGGAGAGGGAGCAAGACCGTAAAGACCATGACCGAGACAGAGGAAagaacagagacagagaaagagaccgTAACAGAGATAGAGACAGCAGGGACAGGAGAAGAGAACGCTCAAGGAGTCGTGAACGAGAACGTGGAAAAGATCGGGAAAGAAGAGATCGGGACAGAGAACGGGACAAAGACAGAGGCAAGGACAGAGACAGACGGGACAGTAGCAGGAGCAAAGAAAAGAAAGATGCCAAAAAAGAAAGATCTGACAAGTCAAGGGCAAAGTCTACAGAATCTGAAAACCCGTCATGA